DNA from Sphingomonas sp. R1:
GGAGCGCGCGGGTGATCTTGATGTCCATGGCCCGCCCCTCTCCCCAATCGGGGGCGCGGGGGCAAGCCCTATTTGGCGCGGTGAAACACCCAGTTGACGCTGGCGCCGCCCGCCGGCGTCTCGCCCTGGAGCACCAGCTGCTGAGTGGCGTGCGGACGGCCGCGCGCATCGATCCACAGGCTCTCCTCGATCGTGAGCGACCCGCCCTTGGCGCGGAACTGCCAGAGCGTGCCCGAAGCGGTACGCAGGATTGCGCCGTGCCCGTCGGCGGTGGGTGATGCCTCGACCTGCGGGGCGAGGTGGAAGCGCACCGCGAACGGTTTGGCGTCGATCCGTCGCTTTCCGGCGGGGAGCAGCAAATCCTCGCCGCGAAGGTCGCGCCCGTCGTGGGAGAGGGTGAGTTCGCGGCGATGGAGCAGGCCGAAGCGCCGGACATAGCCGTCCTGCGCCGCCTCGATCCGGCTGGCATGCTCGGTCTCGTGGCGGACCAACTCGACCTCGCTGACGCCGCGACCGAGCGTGCCATCGGCATGAATCGCGGTGGAGTTGCTGTCGCCCAGCGTCAGTGTGGAGTGGGCGGCGGTGGTGCGCAGGCCCTGGACCAGTTCGGCAGGCAGGCGCGCATCCGCTGCACGGCTTCCGCCGCAATTGACGACGATCCGGTCGGTGCCGTCCGACAGCTCGAAGGCGAGGGTGGAGGCGCAGCCGGTCTGGGCGACGCGGGCGTCCGGCGGGGGTGCCGCATCGAGGATCAGCACGGTGCCGGCGCAGGACAGCCGCTGATAGCCCCACTCCCGCGCCTGCTTGAGCGGGCGGGTGCGCACCCCGGTGGCTTCGATGGTCTGCTCGATCCAGTCGCCGCTGACCGGGGCGCAGCCCTGCCAGCTGGAGAGCCCGCCATCGCCGTGGCACACGCCGAGCAGTGCCGCGACCATGCGGTTGAGCGCGCCGAGCACGAAGGCAGGCGGCTCGATGCGGCGGGCGGCATAGGTTTCGCAGAGAAGGGTAATCAGCTGGATCGCGTCGAGCTGCCCGTCGGGCGAGCGGCCGACGGTGCCGCCATCCTCATAGACCGAGGCGGTGATTGCGCGGTTGAGCCCCGCCTCGGCGAAGCTGCGGCGCGGGTCGCCGCCGGGGAGCACCAGCCCTGCCACGGTCAGGCCCGCCCAGGCAGCAAGCCGGGGGACGCCGACCGGCACCTTGTCGGCGCTGCGATCGAGATGGCGGGCACCGCGGGCCAACGCGTGCATCACGCCCGAGCGATAGACCTGGTCGGTGGAGGAGAGGATCAGCGGCGCATGCGCTACCCAGGCGAGAATGCGCCGGCCGACCAGATCGGGGCGCCAGGCGGGGTCGGCGACCTGCTCGCCATGCACCTTCAACCAGCGGCGCATAAGGTCTTCGGCGACCGGTGCGCCCTGCTCGCGGGTGGCGACACTGGAAAGGTCGCGCAGCCAGGCAAAGCCCTGGAGATGCTGGGTGAAGGCGGGCGACCAGTCCGGCTTGGCGAAGTCGAGCGTCTCGATCGCGCGCACGTCGCCGCAAAGCCGGAGTTCGCCGTCAATAAGGGCATTGCCGCGTTGCGGATCGCCGAAGAACGGATCGTCCGCGGCCGTGAGCAGCTTGAGCGGGTGCCGGCCCTTCAGCCGCATCGCGTAGAGCGGCGAGCGCCAGGCAAGGCGTTGGAAGCGGTCGGCGATCCGGTCGGCGAGCGACAGGCCGCGATCGCCGCCTACCCGGATCAGCCGCTTGCCTTCCTCGACTCCGTCGGCGGCGGAGTCCGGCGCAGGATCGGTCAAGCCCCGCGCAGTGCCGCAATGTTGGCGGCGTACTGGCTCGGGCCGCCGGTGAAGGTCGCGGTGCCGGCAACCAGCGCATCGGCGCCGGCGGCGATGACGCGCGGTGCGGTCTCGCGGTCGACGCCGCCATCGACTTCCAGGTCGATTGCGCGCCCACTTGCCTCGATGCGGCGACGCAGCTCGGTGATCTTGGGCAGCTGGCTTTCGATGAACTTCTGTCCGCCAAAGCCCGGGTTGACGCTCATCACCAGGATCAGGTCGACCAGGTCCATCACATGATCGACCACGTCGACCGGCGTCGCGGGGTTGAGCACCACGCCGGCGCGCTTGCCGAGCGCCTTGATCGTCTGGAGCGTGCGGTGGAGATGCGGGCCGGCTTCCGGATGCACCGAGATCGTGTCCGCGCCGGCATCGGCGAAGGCGGCGAGCATCGGATCGACGGGCGCGATCATCAGGTGCACGTCAAAGGGCTTTGCCGTGTGCGGGCGCAGCGCCTTGATCACCGCCGGGCCGATGGTGATGTTCGGCACGAAATGGCCGTCCATCACGTCGACATGGATCCAGTCGGCGCCAGCGGCGTCGATGGCGCGGATTTCCTCGCCGAGCCGCGAAAAGTCGGCCGAGAGGATCGAAGGGGCGATGCGAACGGACATGCCCGTCTCCTAGGCAAGGGCGGAGTCGGGCGCAACCGGAGGGGGCGGGTGCCCACCGTTTGCGCACCTTTTCTCCACAGGCTTATCCACAGCTTGCTGCACAGGCGGGACGAAGAGCCCCGCCGGTGCGATCAGCGGCGGCGGAAGCGGGCGATAAAGAAGCCGTCGAGGCCGCCCTGGTCGGCCAGCATCCCCGGCAGGACGCGGACCGACCCGTCCTCGCGGGGCGAAATGCCCGCGGGGAGTTCGTCGGCGGTTGCCGGCACCAGCGCGAACTCGGGATGCGCAGCGAGGAAGGGGGCGAGGTGGGCCTCGCCTTCCTTTGCTTCGAGCGAGCAGGTGGCGAAGACCAAGGTGCCGC
Protein-coding regions in this window:
- the rpe gene encoding ribulose-phosphate 3-epimerase; the protein is MSVRIAPSILSADFSRLGEEIRAIDAAGADWIHVDVMDGHFVPNITIGPAVIKALRPHTAKPFDVHLMIAPVDPMLAAFADAGADTISVHPEAGPHLHRTLQTIKALGKRAGVVLNPATPVDVVDHVMDLVDLILVMSVNPGFGGQKFIESQLPKITELRRRIEASGRAIDLEVDGGVDRETAPRVIAAGADALVAGTATFTGGPSQYAANIAALRGA
- a CDS encoding heparinase II/III family protein — translated: MTDPAPDSAADGVEEGKRLIRVGGDRGLSLADRIADRFQRLAWRSPLYAMRLKGRHPLKLLTAADDPFFGDPQRGNALIDGELRLCGDVRAIETLDFAKPDWSPAFTQHLQGFAWLRDLSSVATREQGAPVAEDLMRRWLKVHGEQVADPAWRPDLVGRRILAWVAHAPLILSSTDQVYRSGVMHALARGARHLDRSADKVPVGVPRLAAWAGLTVAGLVLPGGDPRRSFAEAGLNRAITASVYEDGGTVGRSPDGQLDAIQLITLLCETYAARRIEPPAFVLGALNRMVAALLGVCHGDGGLSSWQGCAPVSGDWIEQTIEATGVRTRPLKQAREWGYQRLSCAGTVLILDAAPPPDARVAQTGCASTLAFELSDGTDRIVVNCGGSRAADARLPAELVQGLRTTAAHSTLTLGDSNSTAIHADGTLGRGVSEVELVRHETEHASRIEAAQDGYVRRFGLLHRRELTLSHDGRDLRGEDLLLPAGKRRIDAKPFAVRFHLAPQVEASPTADGHGAILRTASGTLWQFRAKGGSLTIEESLWIDARGRPHATQQLVLQGETPAGGASVNWVFHRAK